The segment GTTATCGCAACGGCTACGGGAAACCAAAGAACATTGCACTTATGAGCGGAACCATCAGCGTGCAGCGGCCTCGTGTTCGAGGCACAGAAGAGCGGTTTGAAAGCAAGGTGATACCATTTTTCAAGCGCAGGTCGAAAGAGTTGGGGGATATGCTTCCAGAGCTGTATCTTCACGGATTGTCCAAGGGAGACTTTGAACTTGCACTTCGGGGATTGCTGGGAGATGGGGCGCCGCTATCGGCCTCGTCCATCGAACGGCTAAAGGCGAAATGGCAGATTGAATATGAGCAGTGGAAGCAGCAGGACCTTTCGTCTATGGAAGTAGTCTATCAGTGGGCAGACGGGATATATGTCAAGGCAGGGCTTGAGAAGGACAAGGCAGCACTGTTGATCATCATCGGAGCCCTTACCAACGGAAGGAAAGTCTTCCTTGCCTGCGAAAGCGGCTACAGGGAAAGCAAAGAGTCCTGGGCAGCAGTGCTGAGGGATCTGAGAGCCCGAGGACTCAGACTTGGCACATTGACGATTGCTGATGGTCATTTGGGAATCTGGTCGGCACTGGCAGAGTTACATCCAACGGGCAGGGAGCAGCGGTGCTGGAACCATAAGATCAGAAACGTCCTCGACTGTTTCCCTAAGAGGATACGCTTTGAGGCTGCCCAACAGCTCAAGCAACTGCCATATGCCAAGACACTGAAGGAGTGCACGAATCTCAGAGATGCTTTTGTGAACCGGTATCAGAAAGAGTATCTCAAGGCAACGCAGAAGCTGACAACTGACTGGGAGCGCATGACGACGTTCTACTCGTTTCCCAAGGAACACTGGACGCATCTCAGGACAACAAATGTCGTAGAGTCTCCTTTTAGCTCGGTTAGGCTGAGGACCGATGCTGCAAGACGGTTCAAAAAAGTCCAGAATGCAACGGCCATGATCTGGAAACTGCTGCAAGTTGCAGAGAAGAGCTTCCGAGCATTGAAGGGTTATGGGTTATTGCAGAATGTTTACGAAGAAAAACAGTTTGTCGACGGGATTATGAAATGCGAATCGAAGGTGCTTGAAAGGATGGCCGCCTGATGGCTTTTTACACACCTATTGACAAGACCTCCTGGCCGACTTCGACAAAGCGGTAGCACTTAAAGAGAAGGATGCAACTAATTTGTCGTGGAGAGGTGAGATGCATAGACGGCTATGTAATTACGACAACGCTATGAAGGATCTATCCGCTGCAATTCAATTAGCGGAAGCGAACGATAATTTTGCTCTGTCAAGGCGAGCGGCAGTATATATTGCTATCGGCGATATTGTTGCAGCAAGAGCTGATTTGGCCCGTGTCAAAGAAGTTAGGTCAGAGAACGTTGCCGTCCTTTACAACCAGGCAGTCGCTTTCTCTCTGGAGGATCAACCATCTGAGGCAATTGATCTACTGAGGCGAGCAATTAAGATAAGCGCAGAAGCACGACATTATGCTGTTAATGATGATCTTTTCGACCCGCTAAGGAATATGCCAGAATTTCACGAATTAATAAACGTGCATAGACAAGCTGAGATAGACGACATTGGTGGACGCCCTTGACATTGGACACTGATGACTTGTCCCAACCATACATTCAACCGGTCAAGCCGATTAATTCTGTGTTCTCCGCTCGCTTCGCGAGCGCAGAATGCGGCAGTTGAGCGGACGAACTTCTGGTTCCCGCTCGCTAACGCTCGGGAGAACCAGGAGTTCGAGCCAGACCCC is part of the Nitrospirota bacterium genome and harbors:
- a CDS encoding IS256 family transposase, with protein sequence YRNGYGKPKNIALMSGTISVQRPRVRGTEERFESKVIPFFKRRSKELGDMLPELYLHGLSKGDFELALRGLLGDGAPLSASSIERLKAKWQIEYEQWKQQDLSSMEVVYQWADGIYVKAGLEKDKAALLIIIGALTNGRKVFLACESGYRESKESWAAVLRDLRARGLRLGTLTIADGHLGIWSALAELHPTGREQRCWNHKIRNVLDCFPKRIRFEAAQQLKQLPYAKTLKECTNLRDAFVNRYQKEYLKATQKLTTDWERMTTFYSFPKEHWTHLRTTNVVESPFSSVRLRTDAARRFKKVQNATAMIWKLLQVAEKSFRALKGYGLLQNVYEEKQFVDGIMKCESKVLERMAA